Below is a window of Halobaculum lipolyticum DNA.
GACCATGTCGTCGCTGCGACCGCTGTACGACGCGGTCGCGACGTACGAGGGGGACGGGTGGCGCGTCGAGGAGCCGGCGGCCGCCGACGGCACCGACGCCCGGTCGCCGCGCCCGGCGGCCGCCGGCCCCGGCGTCGCGACCGCCGTCGGACCCCCGCCCGGGTCGCCGACCTCGACGGGACGCTCGCGCTCGTCGCCGACCCCGCACGCCGCGCGCTGCTGTCGGCGCTCGTCGAGCGGGTCCGCGACGACTCCTCGGCGACGCTGGACCTGACGGCGGCGGCCGAGGCGGTGGTCGACCGCACGACGGCCGGCGGCGCCGACGCCGACCCCGACGCCGTCGCCGACGTCCGGCTGCGGTTGGTGCACGTCCACCTGCCGAAACTCGTCGAGAACGGCGTCGTGTCGTTCGACAGCGAGGACGGCGTCGTCCGCTATCGCGGGGACGCCGACGTCGAAGCCGTGCTCGCGTCGTTGGCCGGCCTGCGGACCGACTGACGCGGACTCACTCCACCGAGACGCTCGCGCCGAGGTC
It encodes the following:
- a CDS encoding DUF7344 domain-containing protein, with the protein product MSALVERVRDDSSATLDLTAAAEAVVDRTTAGGADADPDAVADVRLRLVHVHLPKLVENGVVSFDSEDGVVRYRGDADVEAVLASLAGLRTD